In Pantoea cypripedii, the following proteins share a genomic window:
- a CDS encoding amino acid ABC transporter permease, which produces MSDILYLKRKKQTRHAFLFIGLLLLLFSMVTDRGGEWHQVWERLPLLLTGSMHGWPLNGGFILNIFIGIASMAIATVLGLFLGLLMLAKRRWLSIPARAVMNFLRNAPWLVLLFSMLYLLPYRVELLGFQFTLSPLFKAIVGLSLPTAANFAEVIRGAVNSVHSGQWESARSLGYSPWQIYRIVILPQALRRIIPGWMNLYALLAISTALATVTGVQEVVTLLRTTLATESEGSLVYFYVTVLLMFFCYCYPIALLARRLENHTKGDAI; this is translated from the coding sequence ATGAGCGACATTCTCTATCTGAAACGCAAAAAACAAACGCGCCACGCCTTTCTGTTTATTGGTCTGTTGCTGCTGTTGTTCAGCATGGTCACCGATCGCGGTGGCGAGTGGCACCAGGTGTGGGAAAGGCTGCCTCTGCTGCTCACCGGTTCGATGCACGGCTGGCCGCTGAACGGTGGCTTCATTCTTAACATCTTTATTGGTATCGCCAGCATGGCGATTGCCACGGTGCTCGGGTTGTTTCTCGGCCTGCTGATGTTGGCGAAACGCCGCTGGCTCAGTATCCCGGCGCGCGCGGTGATGAACTTTCTGCGCAACGCCCCCTGGCTGGTGCTGCTGTTTTCCATGCTGTATCTGCTGCCGTATCGCGTGGAGTTGCTGGGTTTTCAGTTCACGTTGTCACCGCTGTTTAAGGCGATTGTCGGTCTGAGTCTGCCCACTGCGGCTAACTTTGCCGAGGTGATCCGTGGTGCAGTGAACTCGGTGCACAGCGGCCAGTGGGAATCCGCCCGCTCACTCGGTTACAGCCCGTGGCAGATCTATCGCATCGTGATCCTGCCGCAGGCGCTGCGCCGCATTATTCCCGGCTGGATGAACCTGTACGCGTTGCTGGCCATCTCCACCGCACTGGCTACCGTTACCGGAGTGCAGGAAGTGGTGACGTTGCTGCGCACCACGCTGGCAACCGAAAGCGAAGGCTCGCTGGTGTATTTCTACGTCACCGTGCTGCTGATGTTCTTCTGTTATTGCTATCCGATTGCCCTGCTGGCGCGTCGGCTGGAAAACCATACCAAAGGGGATGCCATATGA
- a CDS encoding amino acid ABC transporter ATP-binding protein, with protein MIDRTPSLIELDNIHKSFGNTEVLKGISLDVTKGEAVCIIGPSGSGKSTILRCINGLLPIDDGFIRVGNHRVHEIESEKAMRPLRHQVAMVFQQYNLFPHRTVLDNVMMAPMQVLKHERDAVHERALRLLKKVRLEGKEGRYPGELSGGQQQRVAIARALAMQPEIILFDEVTAALDPETVKEVLNTIRELVDDGLTCLLVTHEMRFAREVSHRVCFTDKGKIVEMAPPAQLFDDPQDARTREFLGQVL; from the coding sequence ATGATCGATCGCACTCCGTCCCTGATCGAGCTGGACAATATTCACAAATCCTTCGGTAACACCGAGGTGCTGAAAGGCATTTCGCTGGACGTCACCAAAGGCGAAGCGGTGTGTATTATCGGGCCTTCCGGCTCGGGTAAATCCACCATTCTGCGTTGTATTAACGGCCTGCTGCCGATCGACGACGGCTTTATCCGCGTCGGCAATCACCGCGTCCATGAGATCGAGAGCGAAAAAGCGATGCGTCCGCTACGCCATCAGGTGGCGATGGTATTTCAGCAATACAACCTGTTTCCGCATCGCACCGTGCTCGACAACGTGATGATGGCCCCGATGCAGGTGCTGAAACATGAACGCGACGCGGTACACGAGCGGGCGCTGCGCCTGCTGAAAAAGGTGCGGCTGGAAGGGAAAGAGGGGCGCTACCCCGGAGAGCTTTCTGGCGGCCAGCAGCAGCGCGTCGCCATTGCCCGTGCGCTGGCGATGCAGCCGGAAATCATCCTGTTTGATGAAGTCACCGCTGCGCTGGATCCGGAAACGGTGAAGGAAGTGCTGAACACCATTCGTGAACTGGTGGATGACGGCCTGACCTGCCTGCTGGTAACGCATGAAATGCGCTTCGCGCGTGAGGTGTCGCACCGGGTGTGCTTTACCGATAAAGGCAAAATTGTGGAGATGGCGCCCCCGGCGCAGCTCTTTGACGATCCGCAGGATGCGCGCACGCGCGAGTTCCTCGGCCAGGTGTTGTAA
- a CDS encoding NAD(P)/FAD-dependent oxidoreductase has protein sequence MSDQAIFTEDFKTTPYWWDAAPPETCRDPLPAETEVVIVGSGFAGLNAAIELARHGKKVVVLEANELGSGGSTRTGGMISSGQKLVVGGAIKGIAPELFQRMIADSIASFAFIQDLVREEQLDADLFIGGRYFGAHTQKQLAGLYQMGDILHRVTGVTVHKIDRATQAPIIGSDFYHGGILVDEYGGVHPGKYNRALRDLARKFGAQLFSHARVTGVENEGGSKVVYTERGTLRARQVIFLTNGYTDAQASPELAKRIVPVKSYQIATEPLPPELMAKLIPGGRMITDSRRDLIYTRPSPDGTRLLFGSRPGIMDCDDKTAAIRIRQRMLAIWPELAPYRISHAWSGHVGMTWDKTAYAGEMDNARFAVGCNGNGVALMSWLGYRAAQKLLGTEARPLSFERNTFKPIPLYGGKPWFLPLVTGWYRFRDAVDKARD, from the coding sequence ATGTCTGATCAGGCAATTTTTACTGAAGATTTCAAAACCACCCCTTACTGGTGGGACGCCGCACCGCCGGAAACCTGTCGCGATCCGTTACCGGCTGAAACCGAGGTGGTGATTGTGGGTTCCGGTTTTGCCGGACTTAACGCCGCGATTGAGCTGGCACGCCACGGCAAAAAAGTGGTGGTGCTGGAGGCAAACGAACTGGGCAGCGGCGGCAGCACCCGTACCGGCGGCATGATCAGCAGCGGGCAGAAACTGGTGGTGGGCGGCGCCATTAAAGGCATCGCTCCGGAACTGTTCCAGCGCATGATCGCCGACTCCATCGCCTCCTTTGCCTTTATTCAGGATCTGGTCCGTGAGGAACAACTGGACGCCGATCTGTTTATCGGTGGGCGCTATTTTGGCGCGCATACTCAGAAGCAGCTGGCAGGTTTATATCAGATGGGCGATATCCTGCATCGCGTCACCGGCGTTACGGTGCATAAGATCGATCGCGCCACCCAGGCACCGATCATCGGCTCCGATTTTTATCACGGCGGCATCCTGGTGGATGAATATGGCGGCGTGCATCCGGGTAAATACAACCGCGCGCTGCGCGATCTGGCGCGAAAATTTGGTGCGCAGCTGTTCTCCCATGCGCGCGTCACCGGAGTGGAAAACGAAGGTGGCAGCAAGGTGGTATATACCGAGCGCGGCACGCTGCGCGCGCGTCAGGTGATTTTCCTCACCAACGGTTACACCGATGCCCAGGCGTCGCCTGAGCTGGCAAAACGCATTGTCCCGGTGAAAAGCTACCAGATCGCCACCGAACCACTGCCGCCTGAACTGATGGCGAAGCTGATCCCTGGCGGCCGAATGATCACCGACAGCCGCCGCGATCTGATCTATACCCGCCCCTCCCCCGATGGCACGCGTCTGCTGTTTGGATCGCGTCCCGGCATTATGGATTGCGATGATAAAACCGCGGCGATCCGTATTCGTCAGCGCATGCTGGCGATTTGGCCAGAGCTGGCCCCGTATCGTATCAGCCATGCGTGGAGCGGCCATGTCGGCATGACATGGGATAAGACCGCCTATGCCGGAGAGATGGATAACGCGCGTTTTGCTGTGGGCTGCAATGGCAACGGTGTCGCGCTGATGAGCTGGCTTGGTTATCGCGCGGCGCAGAAGTTACTCGGCACCGAAGCGCGCCCGCTGTCATTTGAACGCAATACCTTTAAACCGATCCCGCTGTACGGCGGCAAACCGTGGTTTTTACCGCTGGTGACCGGCTGGTATCGTTTCCGCGATGCGGTGGATAAAGCACGCGATTGA
- a CDS encoding Rpn family recombination-promoting nuclease/putative transposase, with product MSVIPAPHDALFKRFLSHPLIARQFLEIHLPSSIRQHCDLDTLQLVTTTFIERDLRALYSDVLLAMKTDSGEGYIYALIEHQSSPDKHMTLRMMRYAIAAMQRHLDEGHAELPIVVPILFYQGKTSPYPYSMNWLASFHNQHLAEQIYCHPFPLIDVTVIPDEEIMTHRAVARLEMAHKIIRLRDILENIDPMATLLSVDYNDDLSVDVVYYLMQHGDTDDREKLVEILIQAKPQLKEQIMTVEQQWRQEGRQEGRQEGRQEERQRLTQEMARRMLAKKLDLETIIELTGLSEGELQQLCA from the coding sequence ATGAGTGTCATCCCGGCTCCGCATGATGCGCTGTTCAAAAGGTTTCTTAGCCATCCCCTGATTGCCAGGCAGTTCCTGGAGATTCACCTGCCGTCATCAATACGCCAGCACTGCGATCTGGACACTCTGCAACTGGTTACGACCACATTTATTGAAAGGGATCTGCGCGCGTTATATTCCGATGTTCTGCTGGCGATGAAGACCGACAGTGGTGAAGGGTATATTTATGCGCTGATTGAGCATCAAAGCTCACCGGATAAACATATGACCTTACGCATGATGCGCTACGCGATTGCTGCCATGCAACGCCACCTGGATGAAGGTCATGCTGAATTACCGATTGTCGTACCGATACTTTTTTATCAGGGAAAAACCAGCCCCTATCCTTACTCCATGAACTGGCTGGCTTCATTCCACAACCAGCATCTGGCTGAACAGATTTATTGCCATCCCTTCCCACTGATTGACGTCACGGTAATCCCGGATGAGGAGATCATGACGCATCGTGCGGTAGCACGGCTGGAAATGGCGCATAAGATCATACGTCTTCGCGACATACTGGAAAATATCGACCCGATGGCAACGTTACTGTCGGTGGATTACAATGATGATCTCTCTGTCGACGTGGTCTACTATCTGATGCAACATGGGGATACGGATGATCGGGAAAAACTCGTTGAGATACTGATACAAGCCAAACCTCAACTAAAGGAACAGATTATGACTGTGGAACAACAGTGGCGTCAGGAAGGTCGTCAGGAAGGTCGTCAGGAAGGTCGGCAGGAAGAACGCCAAAGATTAACGCAGGAAATGGCGCGTCGTATGCTGGCGAAAAAGCTGGACCTGGAAACCATTATCGAGCTGACAGGCCTCAGCGAAGGTGAGTTACAACAACTGTGTGCCTGA
- a CDS encoding MDR family oxidoreductase, giving the protein MFKALVIDNDEQGYRTSLKNLEEKQLPDQDVTLAVSYSTLNYKDALAICNKGPIVRQFPMVPGIDFVGRVISSRHPQWQQDDVALLTGWGVGEKYWGGLAQKASVSGDWLVKVPAALSPLQTMAIGTAGFTAMLCVMALEKQGITPQHGPVLVTGASGGVGSFSVSLLARLGYEVVASSGRSSDSDYLINTLGAASVIDRNELSQPGKPLAKERWAAAIDSVGSHTLSNVLAGMKRDGVVAACGMAQGLDLPASVAPFILRGVILAGVDSVMCPLPLRQQAWQRLAELVEANQLEKLTRVIPLSEAREGAEQLLAGKVRGRLIVDCR; this is encoded by the coding sequence ATGTTCAAGGCACTGGTCATTGATAATGACGAACAGGGATATCGTACATCCCTGAAAAATCTGGAAGAAAAACAACTACCCGATCAGGATGTCACCCTCGCAGTTAGCTACTCCACCCTTAATTACAAAGACGCACTCGCCATCTGCAACAAAGGCCCGATTGTGCGTCAGTTCCCGATGGTGCCTGGTATTGATTTTGTTGGTCGTGTGATCAGCAGTCGTCACCCGCAATGGCAGCAGGATGATGTGGCGCTGCTGACCGGCTGGGGCGTGGGCGAGAAGTACTGGGGTGGCCTGGCGCAGAAGGCCAGTGTCTCCGGTGACTGGCTGGTGAAAGTGCCTGCGGCGCTGAGTCCGCTACAAACTATGGCGATTGGTACCGCAGGCTTCACCGCCATGCTGTGCGTGATGGCGCTGGAAAAACAGGGCATCACGCCGCAGCACGGTCCGGTGCTGGTGACCGGTGCCAGCGGTGGCGTCGGCAGCTTTAGTGTCAGCCTGCTGGCGCGTCTTGGCTATGAAGTTGTGGCCTCCAGCGGCCGCTCCAGCGACAGCGACTATTTGATCAATACCCTTGGCGCAGCTTCAGTGATCGATCGCAACGAGCTGAGCCAACCCGGTAAACCGCTGGCGAAAGAACGTTGGGCCGCCGCCATTGATAGCGTTGGCAGCCATACCTTAAGCAACGTATTGGCTGGCATGAAGCGGGATGGCGTGGTCGCCGCCTGCGGCATGGCGCAGGGGCTGGATCTGCCCGCCAGCGTCGCTCCCTTTATTTTACGCGGCGTGATTCTGGCCGGTGTGGATAGCGTGATGTGCCCGCTGCCGCTGCGTCAACAGGCATGGCAGCGCCTGGCTGAACTGGTGGAAGCGAATCAGCTGGAAAAACTCACCCGCGTGATCCCGCTCAGTGAAGCGCGTGAAGGTGCGGAACAGCTGCTGGCTGGGAAAGTTCGCGGTCGTTTGATCGTTGATTGCCGGTAA
- a CDS encoding heme ABC transporter ATP-binding protein, producing MSDRMQARGLRFSHGTRALIDNVSVTLEPGEMVALIGPNGAGKSTLLRLLTGFLTPDAGDCWLGEQPLAEWPREPLAQRRAVMRQQNTLTFPMPAEEVVAMGRAPWPTAGGKAVIEEVMHITGSLELARRDYRSLSGGEQQRVQLARVLAQLWHEDGPRGWLFLDEPTSALDLFWQQHSLRLLHRLTRNGRFSVCTVLHDLNLASLWSDRILLLHQGKLVAEGAPHEVMTEQTLTRWYQADLDVVHQAEQGRPQIQLRA from the coding sequence ATGAGTGATCGTATGCAGGCGCGAGGTCTGCGCTTTAGCCACGGCACGCGGGCGTTGATTGATAACGTCTCCGTCACGCTGGAACCGGGCGAAATGGTGGCGCTGATCGGTCCGAACGGTGCCGGTAAATCAACCTTGCTGCGCCTGCTGACCGGTTTTCTCACCCCGGATGCCGGTGACTGCTGGCTGGGAGAACAGCCGCTGGCGGAATGGCCGCGTGAACCGCTGGCGCAGCGCCGTGCGGTGATGCGCCAGCAAAATACCCTGACCTTTCCCATGCCAGCGGAAGAGGTGGTGGCGATGGGACGTGCGCCCTGGCCCACAGCGGGCGGGAAAGCGGTGATTGAGGAAGTGATGCACATCACCGGTAGCCTCGAACTGGCGCGGCGTGATTATCGTTCGCTGTCTGGCGGTGAACAACAACGCGTCCAGCTGGCGCGGGTACTGGCGCAGCTGTGGCATGAAGATGGGCCGCGTGGCTGGCTGTTTCTGGATGAACCCACCTCGGCACTGGATTTGTTTTGGCAGCAGCACAGCCTGCGTTTACTGCATCGTTTAACGCGCAATGGCCGCTTCAGCGTGTGCACCGTGTTGCACGATCTGAATCTGGCATCGCTGTGGTCGGATCGTATTTTGTTGTTACATCAGGGAAAACTGGTGGCCGAGGGCGCACCGCATGAAGTGATGACGGAGCAGACGCTGACGCGCTGGTATCAGGCCGATCTGGATGTGGTGCATCAGGCGGAGCAGGGCAGGCCGCAGATTCAACTGCGGGCCTGA
- a CDS encoding FecCD family ABC transporter permease produces MTNVAMLRWLSLMAVSMLVCMLMAANFGAMPLSMRTLWHAPVSDMVWQIWLNIRLPRVLLAVLLGMALAVSGAVMQGLFRNPLADPGLLGISSGAGLAVALAIIVPVALPPILALWLPMLAAFIGSLVVTLLIFSFSRLAMGNLSRLLLVGIAINALCGAAVGVLSWISNDQQLRQLALWGMGSLSSAQWPSLTVCAVLILPALIAIQTRARRLNLLQLGEEDAHYMGIDVKRTQRQLLVLSALLVGTAVSVSGIIGFVGLVVPHVMRFCLGSDHRWMLPGSALAGAILLLLADTLARTVVIPAEMPVGLLTSLLGGPWFLWLILRQQRGINE; encoded by the coding sequence ATGACTAACGTGGCGATGCTGCGCTGGCTGAGCCTGATGGCGGTCAGCATGCTGGTTTGCATGCTGATGGCAGCCAATTTTGGCGCGATGCCGCTATCGATGCGCACGCTGTGGCACGCGCCTGTTAGCGATATGGTGTGGCAGATCTGGCTGAATATCCGTCTGCCGCGCGTGCTGCTGGCGGTGCTGCTGGGCATGGCGCTGGCGGTCTCCGGTGCGGTGATGCAGGGGCTGTTCCGCAACCCGCTGGCCGATCCGGGCCTGTTGGGTATCAGCAGTGGGGCCGGTCTGGCGGTGGCGCTGGCGATCATCGTGCCGGTGGCGCTGCCGCCGATCCTTGCGTTATGGCTGCCGATGCTGGCCGCGTTTATCGGTAGCCTGGTGGTCACTTTATTGATCTTCAGCTTCAGTCGGCTGGCGATGGGGAACCTGTCGCGGCTGCTGCTGGTGGGGATTGCCATCAATGCGCTGTGCGGCGCGGCGGTGGGGGTGCTGTCCTGGATCAGCAACGATCAACAGCTGCGCCAGCTGGCGCTTTGGGGCATGGGCAGCCTGAGTTCGGCGCAGTGGCCGAGCCTGACGGTATGTGCCGTGCTGATCCTGCCTGCGCTGATCGCCATCCAGACCCGGGCGCGTCGCCTCAACCTGCTGCAACTCGGTGAGGAAGATGCGCATTACATGGGGATCGATGTGAAGCGTACCCAGCGGCAGTTGCTGGTGCTGAGCGCGTTGCTGGTGGGGACTGCGGTGTCGGTCAGCGGCATTATTGGGTTTGTCGGGCTGGTGGTGCCGCATGTGATGCGCTTCTGCCTCGGCAGCGATCACCGCTGGATGTTGCCAGGATCGGCGCTGGCCGGAGCGATCTTATTGCTGCTGGCGGACACCCTGGCGCGCACCGTGGTGATCCCGGCAGAAATGCCGGTAGGTCTGCTGACCAGCCTGCTTGGCGGTCCGTGGTTTCTCTGGCTGATTCTGCGCCAGCAAAGGGGGATAAATGAGTGA
- a CDS encoding heme/hemin ABC transporter substrate-binding protein → MKRLTLLLLTALALPALAAERVVSIGGDVTQIVYALDAQQDLVARDSTSQQPAQANKLPNIGYMRQLNAEGILALKPTLVLSSELAKPSLVLQQVEQAGVKVVEVTGKNSVDAIPEKIATIGKALHREAEAKALTEKVQKQLAQLPSQPLPVKVLFIMAHSGMNTLAAGAQTGADGAIRSAGLVNAMGAVPHYQPLSQEGVVAAAPDLVVVGQDGLRTLGGEEKVWSLPGLALTPAGQHHALLVVDEMALLSFGLDTPDAIVKLRRAAEAAKHD, encoded by the coding sequence ATGAAACGTCTGACCCTGTTGCTGCTGACCGCGCTGGCGCTGCCAGCCCTGGCAGCAGAACGCGTGGTATCTATTGGTGGTGATGTCACGCAAATCGTCTATGCACTGGATGCGCAGCAGGATCTGGTCGCGCGCGACAGTACCAGCCAGCAACCGGCGCAGGCGAATAAGTTGCCGAACATCGGTTATATGCGACAGCTCAATGCTGAAGGCATTCTGGCGCTGAAACCGACGCTGGTACTGAGCAGCGAGCTGGCGAAACCTTCGCTGGTGCTGCAACAGGTGGAGCAGGCGGGGGTGAAAGTGGTGGAAGTCACCGGCAAAAACAGCGTTGACGCTATCCCGGAGAAGATCGCCACCATTGGTAAAGCCCTGCATCGTGAGGCGGAAGCTAAAGCGCTGACGGAAAAAGTGCAGAAGCAACTGGCGCAACTGCCGAGTCAGCCACTGCCGGTGAAGGTGCTGTTTATCATGGCGCACAGCGGCATGAACACTCTTGCGGCGGGTGCGCAAACCGGCGCTGATGGTGCCATTCGCAGCGCCGGTCTGGTGAATGCCATGGGGGCGGTGCCGCATTATCAGCCGCTGTCGCAGGAAGGCGTGGTAGCGGCTGCACCGGATCTGGTGGTGGTGGGGCAGGATGGCCTGCGTACCCTCGGTGGTGAAGAAAAGGTGTGGTCACTGCCCGGTCTGGCACTGACGCCTGCGGGTCAGCATCATGCGTTGCTGGTGGTGGATGAGATGGCGCTGCTGAGCTTTGGTCTCGACACGCCGGATGCCATCGTCAAGCTGCGTCGTGCGGCTGAAGCGGCGAAACATGACTAA
- a CDS encoding hemin-degrading factor translates to MNQRYEHYLALKGEHPKKYARDLAALMGIGEAQLCEARVGHDAQALKTDFPALLAALEAVGETKSITRNEYAVHEQVGKYENLHLGEHAGLILNPRALDQRLFPQQWHSAFFLRDMTARGERQSIQIFDRHGDAVLKIYTTENTDIAAWDALIAQFTTDATSLELTPASGPQHSETLDATTVEAEWRAMTDVHQFFGLLKRHNISRQQAFRAVADDLAWQVSNDSLAQLLNQAQQDGNEIMIFIGNRGCTQIFTGAVEKLMPMDNWINIFNPNFTLHLMADHISESWVTRKQSGDGFVTSLELFAADGTQIAQLYGQRSEGTPEQTRWREQLALLTTPGAAA, encoded by the coding sequence ATGAACCAACGTTATGAACACTATCTGGCCCTGAAAGGCGAACATCCAAAAAAATACGCCCGCGACCTGGCCGCGCTGATGGGCATTGGCGAAGCGCAGCTGTGTGAAGCGCGCGTCGGCCACGATGCTCAGGCGTTGAAAACCGATTTCCCGGCACTGCTGGCGGCACTGGAAGCCGTGGGCGAAACCAAAAGCATCACCCGTAATGAATACGCAGTGCATGAGCAGGTAGGCAAGTATGAAAACCTGCACCTTGGCGAACACGCCGGGCTGATTCTCAACCCACGCGCGCTGGATCAGCGTCTGTTCCCGCAGCAGTGGCACAGTGCGTTCTTCCTGCGTGACATGACCGCGCGCGGTGAGCGTCAAAGCATCCAGATTTTTGATCGCCACGGCGACGCGGTGCTGAAAATCTATACTACCGAAAACACCGACATCGCGGCCTGGGATGCGTTGATTGCGCAGTTCACCACGGATGCCACCTCGCTGGAACTGACGCCGGCCAGCGGCCCGCAGCATAGCGAGACCCTTGACGCCACGACGGTAGAAGCCGAATGGCGAGCCATGACTGATGTACATCAGTTCTTCGGTCTGCTGAAGCGCCACAATATTTCACGCCAGCAGGCGTTCCGCGCGGTGGCTGACGATCTCGCCTGGCAGGTCAGCAATGATTCGCTGGCGCAGCTGCTGAACCAGGCGCAGCAGGACGGCAACGAAATCATGATTTTTATCGGCAACCGTGGCTGTACCCAAATCTTCACTGGCGCGGTGGAAAAACTGATGCCGATGGACAACTGGATCAATATCTTCAACCCTAATTTCACGCTGCATCTGATGGCGGATCACATCAGCGAAAGCTGGGTGACGCGTAAGCAGAGCGGTGATGGTTTTGTCACCAGTCTGGAACTGTTCGCCGCTGATGGCACGCAGATTGCCCAGCTTTATGGTCAGCGCAGTGAAGGTACGCCGGAGCAAACACGCTGGCGTGAACAACTGGCGTTGCTGACTACCCCAGGAGCGGCCGCATGA